From the genome of Thermodesulfobacteriota bacterium:
GGGGCAGTTGAAAACAAGGGTTCAGGCTTTTATAGAAATGTTGTAAAGGAGAGAGATATGATAACAGCGGGAATAGATGCAGGTTCTTTAACGACAAAGGTCTTAATTTTGAATCAGGATAAAATCATGGCATATGAGGTATTGGCTACTGGTGTTGATATAGAAGGGGCTACTCAAAAGGCGATGGATACTGTTTTAGAGAGAGCCGGCATATCCCTTCAGGATATTGAATCCATTGGGAGTACCGGTGCCGGGAAGAAAAAGGTTCCCTATAAAACAGTACAGGGGACAGAAGTAATGTGTGACACCAAAGGGGCTCTTCACTTTTACCCAAAATCGAATGGGGTAATCGATATTGGTGGAGAAAACTGCAGGGCTATAAAGTTTGATACAGAAGGGAACATCGTTGATTTCGCATTGAATGACAAGTGTGCCTCCGGTACAGGTATCTTTTTAGATGCAATGGCAAAAGCATTGCGGGTAAAACCGGCAGAAATGGGAGAACTCTCCCTTCAATCAACGGAAGATATAGAAGTCACCTCCATGTGTTCAGTCTTTGCTGAATCTGAAGTGGTATCTATGATTCACAGGAAAGTGCCAAAGAACAACATACTAAGGGGGATCCACAAATCTATAGCTTCAAGGGTTGTTGGCCTGGCAAACAGGATTCTTTTAGAAGGTAACATCGTTATCATAGGCGGGATAGCCAAAAACATAGGTCTTGTTACAACCTTGAATGAACTAATGAATTCAGAACTCATTGTGCCAGAGAAACCAGAGGTTGTTGGTGCCTTGGGTGCTGCTCTGCTGGCTAGAGAAAGGAAGGGGTAAAATGATAACTGCTGGAGTAGATGTAGGGTCATTAACTGGCAAAACAGTTATATTGAAGGACAATGAGATATTAGCGTGGAATATCATTCCCACCGGGCCTGACAGCAGCGAAACCGCTACAGAGGTTTTCGGCATGACATTAAAGGAAGCAGGCATCACCAGAGATGATATAGAATACATCGTATCTACAGGATACGGAAGAGTCGTAGTTCCTTTTTCCGACAAGAACATAACAGAGATCACCTGTCATGCCAAAGGTGCGAACTGGTTTTTTCCCAGAGTCAGGCTGCTGCTGGACATGGGTGGACAGGACTGCAAGGGGATAAGATGCGATGGGACAGGAAAGGTTACGAATTTTGCAATGAACGATAAATGTGCTGCTGGTGCTGGAAGATCGATGGAGATTATGTCGGGGCTTCTGGACACACCACTTGCAGAGATGGGGGGGTTATCCCTTGACATAAAAGAGAGGTTGGCGCCTTTGAGCAGCACCTGTGTTGT
Proteins encoded in this window:
- a CDS encoding acyl-CoA dehydratase activase; the encoded protein is GAVENKGSGFYRNVVKERDMITAGIDAGSLTTKVLILNQDKIMAYEVLATGVDIEGATQKAMDTVLERAGISLQDIESIGSTGAGKKKVPYKTVQGTEVMCDTKGALHFYPKSNGVIDIGGENCRAIKFDTEGNIVDFALNDKCASGTGIFLDAMAKALRVKPAEMGELSLQSTEDIEVTSMCSVFAESEVVSMIHRKVPKNNILRGIHKSIASRVVGLANRILLEGNIVIIGGIAKNIGLVTTLNELMNSELIVPEKPEVVGALGAALLARERKG
- a CDS encoding acyl-CoA dehydratase activase, with protein sequence MITAGVDVGSLTGKTVILKDNEILAWNIIPTGPDSSETATEVFGMTLKEAGITRDDIEYIVSTGYGRVVVPFSDKNITEITCHAKGANWFFPRVRLLLDMGGQDCKGIRCDGTGKVTNFAMNDKCAAGAGRSMEIMSGLLDTPLAEMGGLSLDIKERLAPLSSTCVVFARTEVLGYLHEGTHKNDVLAGACEALADRVYTLLKRVGIEGDFVISGGIAKNIGVVKRIEEKVGLKANICFEPQIVGALGAAVFGREILEKKAKNH